The Streptomyces sp. NBC_01353 genome contains a region encoding:
- a CDS encoding D-aminoacylase has translation MDLVIRDVDVIDGSGGDSYRADVAVDGGRIAAIVKEAAAAGCQRPTARRVLDAEGLALSPGFIDMHAHSDLALLRDPEHTAKAAQGVTLEVLGQDGLSYAPVDDRTLAEVRRAITGWNGDGSDIDFDWRTVGEYLDRLDRGIAVNAAYLIPQGTVRMYAVGWDDRPATDAELNRMRQLVAEGMEQGAVGMSSGLTYTPGMYAKDAELTELCKVVAGYGGYYCPHHRSYGAGALQAYEEMVALTRDAGCALHLAHATMNFGVNKGKAPDLLALLDEALGRGSDITFDTYPYTPGCTTLVAMLPSWASEGGPEAMLARLQDAETSERIRHHLEEIGSDGCHGVPIEWDTIEISGVSDPGLASCVGRTIAQSARMRGESPWTTARRLLIDDRLGSTILQHVGHEENVRTIMRHRVHTGGSDGILQGFKPHPRAYGTFPEYLGKYVREEGVLSLEECVAHLTSRPAARLRLPDRGLIREGYVADMVLFDATTVAAGSTYEAPRTFPVGIPHVLIDGRFVIEDGKRTDVLAGRAIRRTPTS, from the coding sequence ATGGACCTCGTCATCCGCGACGTGGACGTCATCGACGGCTCCGGCGGGGACTCGTACCGCGCCGATGTCGCCGTCGACGGCGGCCGGATCGCCGCCATCGTCAAGGAGGCCGCGGCGGCGGGCTGTCAGCGCCCCACCGCCCGGCGCGTCCTGGACGCCGAGGGCCTCGCCCTGTCCCCCGGCTTCATCGACATGCACGCCCACAGCGACCTCGCGCTGCTCCGCGACCCGGAGCACACCGCGAAGGCCGCGCAGGGCGTGACCCTCGAAGTCCTGGGCCAGGACGGGCTGTCGTACGCGCCGGTCGACGACCGCACGCTCGCGGAGGTCCGCCGGGCGATCACCGGCTGGAACGGCGACGGCTCCGACATCGACTTCGACTGGCGCACGGTCGGCGAGTATCTGGACCGCCTCGACCGCGGCATCGCGGTGAACGCGGCGTATCTGATTCCCCAGGGCACGGTGCGGATGTACGCGGTCGGCTGGGACGACCGCCCGGCGACCGACGCCGAGCTGAACCGGATGCGGCAGCTCGTCGCGGAGGGCATGGAGCAGGGCGCGGTGGGCATGTCCTCCGGGCTCACGTACACCCCCGGGATGTACGCGAAGGACGCCGAACTCACCGAACTCTGCAAGGTCGTGGCGGGGTACGGCGGCTACTACTGCCCGCACCACCGCTCGTACGGCGCCGGTGCGCTCCAGGCGTACGAGGAGATGGTCGCCCTCACCCGGGACGCGGGCTGCGCGCTGCACCTGGCGCACGCGACGATGAACTTCGGCGTGAACAAGGGCAAGGCCCCGGACCTCCTGGCCCTCCTCGACGAGGCGCTGGGGCGGGGCTCCGACATCACCTTCGACACCTACCCGTACACGCCCGGCTGCACGACCCTCGTGGCGATGCTGCCGAGCTGGGCGAGCGAGGGCGGCCCGGAGGCGATGCTGGCGCGACTCCAGGACGCGGAGACTTCGGAACGGATCCGCCACCACTTGGAAGAGATCGGCTCGGACGGCTGCCACGGAGTGCCGATCGAGTGGGACACGATCGAGATCTCGGGGGTGAGCGACCCGGGTCTCGCGTCCTGCGTCGGCAGGACGATCGCCCAGTCGGCGCGGATGCGCGGGGAGTCCCCCTGGACCACCGCCCGGCGTCTCCTGATCGACGACCGACTCGGCTCGACGATCCTCCAGCACGTCGGCCACGAGGAGAACGTCCGCACGATCATGCGCCACCGGGTCCACACGGGCGGCTCGGACGGCATCCTCCAGGGCTTCAAGCCGCACCCGCGGGCGTACGGCACGTTCCCGGAGTACCTGGGGAAGTACGTACGCGAGGAGGGCGTCCTCTCCCTGGAGGAGTGCGTGGCCCACCTGACCTCCCGCCCCGCGGCCCGCCTCCGCCTCCCGGACCGGGGCCTGATCCGCGAGGGCTACGTGGCGGACATGGTCCTCTTCGACGCGACGACGGTGGCGGCAGGCTCGACGTACGAGGCCCCGCGCACCTTCCCGGTGGGCATCCCCCACGTCCTCATCGACGGAAGGTTCGTGATCGAGGACGGCAAGCGCACGGACGTCCTGGCCGGCCGAGCGATCCGGAGAACGCCGACGTCGTGA
- a CDS encoding VWA domain-containing protein has product MTPSAPGSGRPTPATTPADDVAARTGARRATRPSALALALVAVVAAVTACTAGGGGDGDGGTQANSPRTLRVLASSELADMEPVLDEAHKATGVTVRPTYVGTLDAVEQIASGAAEKSYDAVWLSSNDYLRLRPDTAKKITGETPIMTSPVALGIRPGAVARLGWDPAKVTWSQIHRAVAEKKLGYGMTDPARSNSGFSALVSIASGLSGAQSALTEKDVAAATPKLKEFFGGQKLTSGSSGWLATAWSRRTDVDALINYESVLLNSAEKLTVVRPADGVVTADYPFTLLTSASRDAKQAAASLTAHLRTPSAQRMITNRTLRRPVVPGVELAEPLTADQRRELPFPGSRSVADGLLDAYENKLRRPSRTVYVLDTSGSMEGERLARLRSALAELTGDFRDRETVTLMPFGSAVKQGEVRTYTVDPAAPQTAIDAMRAQAGGLSASGGTAIYSSLKEAYEHLGTAPDGDTFTSIVLMTDGENTDGEPAAAFDSFYRGRPPAQRRTPVFPILFGDSDRTELDHIASLTGGRLFDATKGSLDGAFEEIRGYQ; this is encoded by the coding sequence ATGACACCCTCGGCACCCGGGTCCGGCAGACCTACGCCGGCCACCACCCCCGCCGACGACGTGGCCGCCCGCACGGGCGCTCGGCGCGCCACCCGCCCCTCCGCCCTGGCGCTCGCGCTCGTCGCGGTCGTGGCCGCCGTCACCGCCTGCACCGCCGGCGGGGGCGGCGACGGCGACGGCGGTACGCAGGCGAACTCGCCCCGCACGCTCCGCGTCCTCGCCTCGTCCGAGCTCGCAGACATGGAGCCCGTTCTCGACGAGGCGCACAAGGCGACCGGGGTCACGGTCCGTCCCACCTATGTCGGCACGCTCGACGCCGTCGAGCAGATCGCGTCCGGCGCGGCGGAGAAGTCGTACGACGCGGTCTGGCTCTCCTCCAACGACTACCTGCGGCTGCGTCCCGACACCGCGAAGAAGATCACCGGCGAGACCCCGATCATGACCTCTCCGGTCGCCCTCGGTATCCGCCCGGGCGCCGTGGCCCGCCTCGGCTGGGACCCGGCCAAGGTCACCTGGTCGCAGATCCACCGGGCCGTCGCCGAGAAGAAGCTCGGCTACGGCATGACCGATCCGGCCCGTTCCAACTCCGGCTTCTCCGCACTGGTCTCCATCGCCTCCGGTCTCTCCGGCGCCCAGTCCGCCCTCACCGAGAAGGACGTCGCCGCGGCCACGCCGAAGCTCAAGGAGTTCTTCGGGGGCCAGAAGCTGACCTCCGGCTCCTCCGGCTGGCTGGCCACCGCATGGTCCCGCCGCACCGACGTCGACGCGCTGATCAACTACGAGTCCGTGCTGCTCAACTCGGCCGAGAAGCTCACGGTCGTCCGCCCCGCCGACGGTGTCGTCACCGCCGACTACCCCTTCACGCTCCTCACCTCCGCGAGCCGGGACGCGAAGCAGGCGGCCGCGAGCCTCACCGCCCATCTCCGTACCCCGAGCGCCCAGCGGATGATCACCAACCGGACCCTGCGCCGCCCGGTGGTCCCCGGTGTGGAGCTCGCGGAGCCGCTCACCGCCGACCAGCGCCGCGAACTGCCGTTCCCCGGCAGCCGGTCCGTCGCGGACGGCCTCCTCGACGCGTACGAGAACAAGCTCCGCCGCCCCTCCCGTACCGTCTACGTCCTCGACACCTCCGGCTCCATGGAGGGTGAGCGGCTGGCCCGGCTCAGGTCGGCGCTGGCCGAGCTGACCGGGGACTTCCGGGACCGCGAGACGGTCACCCTGATGCCCTTCGGCTCCGCGGTGAAGCAGGGCGAGGTCCGTACGTACACGGTCGACCCGGCCGCCCCGCAGACGGCCATCGACGCCATGCGCGCCCAGGCGGGCGGGCTCTCCGCCTCCGGCGGCACCGCGATCTACTCCAGCCTGAAGGAGGCGTACGAGCATCTCGGCACCGCCCCCGACGGCGACACCTTCACCTCGATCGTGCTGATGACGGACGGCGAGAACACCGACGGCGAACCGGCCGCCGCGTTCGACTCCTTCTACCGGGGCCGGCCGCCCGCCCAGCGGCGGACTCCGGTCTTCCCGATCCTCTTCGGGGACTCCGACCGCACCGAACTCGACCACATCGCGTCCCTGACCGGCGGCCGGCTCTTCGACGCCACCAAGGGCTCGCTGGACGGAGCCTTCGAGGAGATCCGTGGCTACCAGTAA
- a CDS encoding pyridoxal phosphate-dependent aminotransferase, whose product MQVIQSTKLANVCYEIRGPVLEEAMRLEAAGHRILKLNTGNPAAFGFECPPAILEDVLRNLADAHGYGDAKGLLSARRAVMSHYETKGIPLSVEDIYLGNGVSELIQMSMQALLDDGDEVLVPAPDYPLWTASVSLAGGTAVHYRCDEQADWMPDLADIERKITDRTKAIVIINPNNPTGAVYDDEMLRSLTEIARRHNLVVCSDEIYDKILYDGTTHTPTAAIAPDLLVLTFNGMSKNYRVAGFRSGWLAVCGPKAHATSYIEGLTILANMRLCANMPAQHAVAAALQGRQSIEDLVLPGGRLLEQRDTAYELLTQIPGVTCVKPKGALYLFPRLDPNVYKIKDDRQMVLDLLRAEKIMVVHGTGFNWHEPDHFRIVTLPAATDLADAVTRIGRFLDGYSQP is encoded by the coding sequence ATGCAGGTGATCCAGTCCACGAAGCTCGCCAACGTCTGTTACGAAATCCGGGGTCCGGTGCTCGAAGAGGCGATGCGGCTTGAGGCTGCGGGTCATCGCATCCTCAAGCTCAACACCGGAAACCCGGCCGCCTTCGGCTTCGAGTGCCCGCCGGCGATCCTCGAGGACGTCCTGCGCAACCTCGCCGACGCCCATGGTTACGGCGACGCGAAGGGGCTGCTCTCCGCCCGCCGCGCGGTGATGAGCCACTACGAGACCAAGGGCATTCCGCTCTCCGTCGAGGACATCTACCTCGGCAACGGCGTCTCCGAGCTGATCCAGATGTCGATGCAGGCGCTGCTCGACGACGGCGACGAGGTGCTGGTCCCCGCCCCGGACTATCCGCTGTGGACCGCCTCGGTCTCCCTGGCCGGCGGTACGGCCGTGCACTACCGCTGCGACGAGCAGGCGGACTGGATGCCGGACCTCGCCGACATCGAGCGGAAGATCACCGATCGCACCAAGGCGATCGTGATCATCAACCCGAACAATCCCACGGGCGCCGTCTACGACGACGAGATGCTCCGGTCCCTCACCGAGATCGCCCGCCGCCACAATCTGGTCGTCTGTTCCGACGAGATCTACGACAAGATCCTCTACGACGGCACCACGCACACCCCCACCGCCGCCATCGCGCCCGACCTGCTCGTGCTCACCTTCAACGGGATGAGCAAGAACTACCGGGTCGCCGGGTTCCGCTCCGGCTGGCTCGCGGTCTGCGGCCCCAAGGCCCACGCCACCTCGTACATCGAGGGGCTGACGATCCTCGCCAACATGCGACTGTGCGCCAACATGCCCGCGCAGCACGCGGTGGCCGCCGCCCTCCAGGGCCGGCAGTCGATCGAGGACCTGGTCCTGCCCGGCGGCCGGCTGCTCGAGCAGCGCGACACGGCGTACGAGCTGCTCACGCAGATCCCGGGCGTGACCTGTGTGAAGCCGAAGGGCGCCCTGTACCTCTTCCCGCGGCTCGACCCGAACGTCTACAAGATCAAGGACGACCGGCAGATGGTCCTCGACCTGCTGCGGGCCGAGAAGATCATGGTGGTGCACGGCACCGGCTTCAACTGGCACGAGCCGGACCACTTCCGGATCGTCACGCTCCCCGCGGCCACGGACCTGGCGGACGCGGTGACCCGGATCGGGCGCTTCCTGGACGGGTACAGCCAGCCGTAG
- a CDS encoding IclR family transcriptional regulator has product MSQTVDRALSILPLLAQGPADLGQVADRLGVHKSTALRLLRTLHEHGLVYRQQDQRYRLGARLFALAQEAVENLDIREIAHPHLAALNEQIGHTVHLAVHEEGEVLYIDKVESRYPVRMYSRIGKPVAITVAAVAKLLLADLPEPERRAIAAKLDYPMYTPRSIPNAAAFLKELATVREQGWATDLGGHEESINCIGAPIRGADGRVVAAMSVSAPNVVVTAEELLTLLPLVRRTADAISRDYSGNAPTKDRT; this is encoded by the coding sequence ATGAGCCAGACCGTCGACCGCGCGCTGAGCATCCTGCCGCTGCTCGCACAGGGCCCCGCCGACCTCGGGCAGGTCGCCGACCGGCTCGGGGTGCACAAGTCCACCGCGCTCCGGCTGCTGCGCACCCTGCACGAGCACGGGCTCGTCTACCGCCAGCAGGACCAGCGCTACCGCCTGGGCGCCCGCCTCTTCGCCCTCGCCCAGGAAGCCGTCGAGAACCTCGACATCCGCGAGATCGCCCACCCCCACCTCGCCGCGCTCAACGAGCAGATCGGACACACCGTCCACCTCGCGGTCCACGAGGAGGGCGAGGTGCTCTACATCGACAAGGTCGAGAGCCGCTACCCGGTCCGGATGTACTCCCGTATCGGCAAGCCCGTCGCGATCACCGTCGCCGCCGTCGCCAAGCTGCTGCTCGCCGACCTGCCCGAGCCCGAGCGGCGCGCCATCGCCGCCAAGCTCGACTACCCCATGTACACGCCCCGTTCGATCCCCAACGCCGCCGCCTTCCTCAAGGAGCTGGCGACCGTACGCGAACAGGGCTGGGCCACCGACCTCGGTGGCCACGAGGAGTCCATCAACTGCATCGGTGCCCCCATCCGCGGCGCCGACGGCCGCGTCGTCGCCGCCATGTCGGTCTCGGCACCCAATGTGGTCGTGACCGCCGAGGAACTCCTCACCCTGCTCCCGCTGGTGCGCCGCACCGCCGACGCCATCAGCCGGGACTACTCAGGCAACGCCCCTACCAAGGACCGGACATGA
- a CDS encoding toxic anion resistance protein, producing the protein MTTPEAPLILTPPEPVAPVRTEQASGLVPLDESVRTEMTRRAVEYVGSLAGLDTRSPEFAGRIGEIAALGAGEMRSAAAQSNRMLDRTVRSLADGGGDARSRVGSSLVELRRTVEDLDPRDTPGKGARRFLSKLPGGNKLRDHVAKYASSQGTLNRIVGSLRGGQDELRRDNAALQTERARLWETMGKLQEYAVLTEALDAAVEERIALTADPSAADALRSDVLFPVRQKHQDLLTQLAVCAQGYLAMDVVRRNNDELIKGVDRAATTTVSALRIAVMLSSALENQRKVVEQVNVLRSTTEDLIRGNAEMLATQSGEIQRIAAEPAVGAETLRTAFQQIYRTLDAIDTYKVQATESMAATVESLTAELQTASAYLDRTRRKSALEGGLE; encoded by the coding sequence ATGACCACACCCGAAGCCCCGTTGATCCTCACCCCGCCGGAGCCGGTCGCCCCGGTCCGTACCGAACAGGCCTCCGGCCTCGTCCCGCTCGACGAGTCCGTCCGCACCGAGATGACCCGCAGGGCGGTCGAGTACGTCGGCTCGCTCGCCGGACTCGACACCCGCTCGCCCGAGTTCGCGGGCCGCATCGGGGAGATCGCCGCCCTCGGGGCCGGCGAGATGCGCAGCGCCGCGGCGCAGTCGAACCGGATGCTCGACCGTACGGTCCGCTCGCTGGCCGACGGCGGCGGCGACGCCCGGTCGCGGGTCGGCTCCTCACTGGTGGAGCTGCGTCGCACCGTCGAGGACCTCGACCCGCGCGACACCCCCGGCAAGGGGGCACGGCGGTTCCTGTCCAAGCTGCCGGGCGGCAACAAGCTGCGCGACCACGTCGCCAAGTACGCCTCCTCCCAGGGCACGCTGAACCGGATCGTGGGGTCGCTGCGCGGCGGCCAGGACGAGCTGCGCCGCGACAACGCGGCGCTGCAGACCGAGCGGGCCAGGCTCTGGGAGACCATGGGCAAGCTCCAGGAGTACGCGGTCCTCACCGAGGCGCTCGACGCGGCCGTGGAGGAGCGCATCGCGCTGACGGCGGATCCGTCGGCGGCGGACGCCCTACGCTCCGACGTCCTCTTCCCCGTCCGCCAGAAGCACCAGGATCTGCTGACCCAACTCGCCGTCTGCGCCCAGGGATACCTGGCGATGGACGTCGTCCGCCGCAACAACGACGAGCTGATCAAGGGCGTCGACCGGGCGGCGACGACGACGGTCTCGGCGCTGCGGATCGCGGTGATGCTCTCCTCCGCGCTGGAGAACCAGCGGAAGGTGGTCGAGCAGGTCAACGTCCTGCGCTCGACGACGGAGGACCTGATCCGCGGCAACGCGGAGATGCTGGCGACCCAGAGCGGCGAGATCCAACGCATCGCGGCGGAACCGGCGGTGGGCGCGGAGACGCTGCGCACGGCGTTCCAGCAGATCTACCGGACGCTCGACGCGATCGACACGTACAAGGTCCAGGCGACGGAGTCGATGGCGGCGACGGTCGAGTCCCTGACGGCCGAACTCCAGACGGCCAGTGCCTACCTGGACCGCACCCGCCGCAAGAGCGCACTGGAAGGCGGCCTGGAATGA
- the mptB gene encoding polyprenol phosphomannose-dependent alpha 1,6 mannosyltransferase MptB, whose amino-acid sequence MRQAVASRWSGLWSASGCRWLGAVGALAVAVGGYTAGTLPVREPWGVWAPRGFAPTVAGALLAYLGLTLLVVVWLRYGVLLARGMRDARDGVLGTLAWWTAPLVLAPPLYSADVYSYIAQGAMVLEGHDVYGGGPSVLGPGELGADAAASVGGHWTDTPAPYGPVFLVLAQAVVKVTGGEIVPAVFGMRLIALGALALIVWAVRGLGGGSGALWLAALNPLLLIHVVGGMHNDGLMIGLMLSGVVLAVRGRWVLGCVLVGLAMMIKSPAAVALLFIGVMVARRDGGLRGVVKGLVLPGLVAGAVAAGATVVAGTGFGWLRTQGVAGAIHTALSVTSDVGLGLGLLLADDPDPVKGVVQKLGLLAAVMIILALAWRAWKGRIDPVLGLGLSLLALVVLSPMVQPWYALWGVCVVAAVAWSSRAGQLLAVLSAALVYETAPSGSTPWYGFVVTGIVLALGLVWVRRGPCPTGPRSGTAPTVGGHLERTLP is encoded by the coding sequence GTGAGGCAGGCGGTCGCGTCGCGGTGGAGCGGCCTGTGGAGTGCCTCCGGGTGTCGGTGGCTGGGCGCGGTCGGGGCGCTCGCCGTCGCGGTGGGCGGCTACACGGCCGGGACGCTGCCGGTGCGCGAGCCGTGGGGGGTGTGGGCCCCCCGGGGGTTCGCGCCGACCGTGGCCGGCGCCCTCCTCGCGTACCTGGGGCTGACGCTCCTCGTCGTGGTCTGGTTGCGGTACGGGGTGCTGCTGGCGCGCGGGATGCGGGACGCGCGGGACGGGGTGCTCGGCACGCTGGCGTGGTGGACCGCGCCGCTGGTGCTCGCGCCGCCGCTGTACAGCGCCGACGTCTACAGCTACATCGCGCAGGGCGCCATGGTCCTGGAGGGGCACGACGTGTACGGGGGCGGGCCGTCGGTCCTCGGCCCCGGCGAGCTCGGGGCGGACGCGGCGGCGAGCGTCGGCGGGCACTGGACCGACACCCCCGCTCCGTACGGGCCGGTCTTCCTCGTCCTCGCGCAGGCCGTCGTGAAGGTGACCGGCGGGGAGATCGTGCCCGCCGTGTTCGGGATGCGGCTGATCGCGCTCGGTGCGCTCGCGCTGATCGTCTGGGCCGTACGGGGGCTGGGGGGTGGCAGCGGCGCGCTCTGGCTGGCCGCGCTCAATCCGCTGCTGCTCATTCACGTCGTCGGCGGGATGCACAACGACGGGCTCATGATCGGGCTCATGCTCAGCGGCGTCGTGCTCGCGGTGCGGGGGCGGTGGGTGCTCGGCTGCGTGCTCGTCGGGCTCGCGATGATGATCAAGTCGCCCGCGGCGGTCGCACTGCTCTTCATCGGGGTGATGGTCGCGCGGCGGGACGGTGGCCTACGGGGTGTGGTGAAGGGGCTCGTTCTCCCGGGGCTGGTGGCGGGTGCGGTGGCCGCGGGCGCCACGGTCGTGGCCGGAACCGGGTTCGGCTGGCTGCGGACGCAGGGCGTCGCCGGGGCCATCCACACCGCCCTGTCGGTCACGAGCGACGTGGGGCTGGGGCTCGGGCTCCTTCTCGCGGACGACCCCGATCCGGTGAAGGGCGTGGTGCAGAAGCTCGGGCTTCTCGCGGCAGTGATGATCATCCTGGCGCTCGCCTGGCGGGCGTGGAAGGGGCGGATCGATCCGGTGCTGGGGCTGGGGCTTTCGCTGCTGGCGCTGGTGGTGCTGTCGCCGATGGTGCAGCCGTGGTACGCGCTGTGGGGCGTGTGCGTGGTGGCGGCGGTCGCGTGGAGCAGCCGGGCCGGACAGCTGCTCGCCGTCTTGTCGGCGGCACTCGTGTACGAGACCGCGCCGTCGGGGTCCACGCCTTGGTACGGGTTCGTGGTGACCGGGATCGTGCTGGCGCTGGGACTCGTGTGGGTGCGTAGGGGGCCGTGCCCGACCGGTCCACGGTCGGGCACGGCCCCCACGGTGGGCGGGCACCTGGAGCGGACGCTCCCATAA
- a CDS encoding alanine racemase: MQQPQPTPTQQLADERVDHRFKALPPDAEGLTVGELAAQRRNLFTGGFTTPVLALSAESVEHNLRLLEIYAERHGLAFAPHGKTSMAPQLFDRQLEHGAWGITAAVPHQARVYRAHGIARIFLANELVDAPALRWLASELDADPDFRFVCYVDSVRGVELMDAALTEAGARRPVDVVVELGAGEGARTGARTEADCTAVADAVAATTTLRLVGVAGYEGEVPQATPERVHDWLNRLVSLAADFDKGGRFSPEIEEIVVSAGGSAWFDAVADVFAGIPELSLPVLKLLRSGAYVSHDDGHYRHLTPFNRVPEEGTLQPAFRLWAQVVSRPTPEQAFTNGGKRDAAYDLDLPEAQVVRDGRTGAVRPADGIAVTGLSDQHGWVRTEQGAELEVGDWLGMGLSHPCTSFDKWQLIPLVEADGTVVDYIRTFF; the protein is encoded by the coding sequence ATGCAGCAGCCGCAGCCCACACCCACCCAGCAGCTGGCGGACGAGCGCGTCGACCACCGCTTCAAGGCCCTGCCCCCGGACGCCGAGGGCCTGACTGTGGGCGAGCTGGCCGCCCAGCGCCGCAACCTGTTCACCGGCGGCTTCACCACCCCCGTCCTCGCCCTCTCCGCAGAGTCCGTCGAGCACAATCTGCGCCTCCTGGAGATCTACGCCGAGCGCCACGGCCTCGCCTTCGCCCCGCACGGCAAGACCTCCATGGCGCCGCAGCTCTTCGACCGCCAGCTGGAGCACGGCGCCTGGGGCATCACCGCCGCCGTCCCGCACCAGGCCCGCGTCTACCGCGCGCACGGCATCGCCCGGATCTTCCTCGCCAACGAGCTCGTCGACGCTCCCGCCCTGCGCTGGCTGGCCTCCGAGCTCGACGCGGACCCCGACTTCCGCTTCGTCTGTTACGTCGACTCCGTGCGCGGGGTCGAGCTGATGGACGCGGCGCTCACCGAGGCCGGCGCCCGCCGCCCCGTGGACGTCGTCGTCGAGCTCGGCGCCGGCGAGGGAGCCCGTACCGGAGCCCGTACGGAGGCCGACTGCACGGCCGTCGCGGACGCCGTCGCGGCGACCACGACGCTGCGCCTGGTCGGCGTCGCCGGCTACGAGGGCGAGGTTCCGCAGGCCACGCCCGAGCGGGTGCACGACTGGCTGAACCGCCTCGTCTCCCTCGCCGCCGACTTCGACAAGGGGGGCCGGTTCTCCCCCGAGATCGAGGAGATCGTCGTCAGCGCGGGCGGCAGCGCCTGGTTCGACGCGGTCGCCGACGTCTTCGCCGGTATCCCCGAACTCTCCCTCCCCGTACTGAAGCTCCTGCGTTCCGGTGCATACGTCTCGCACGACGACGGCCACTACCGGCACCTCACCCCCTTCAACCGGGTCCCCGAGGAGGGCACGCTGCAGCCCGCGTTCCGGCTCTGGGCCCAGGTCGTCTCGCGTCCGACGCCCGAGCAGGCGTTCACCAACGGGGGCAAGCGCGACGCCGCGTACGACCTGGACCTGCCCGAGGCGCAGGTCGTCCGCGACGGCCGTACGGGCGCGGTCCGCCCCGCCGACGGCATCGCGGTCACCGGCCTGTCCGACCAGCACGGCTGGGTACGGACGGAGCAGGGCGCCGAGCTGGAGGTCGGTGACTGGCTGGGCATGGGCCTGTCCCACCCGTGCACGTCCTTCGACAAGTGGCAGCTGATCCCGCTGGTCGAGGCGGACGGCACGGTCGTCGACTACATCCGTACCTTCTTCTAG
- a CDS encoding sugar kinase — protein sequence MTGCPPVDAPPVDVVCLGESMVTFLPSRPGRLADAPSFARAIGGAESNVACALAAAGHRAKWVSRVGADGFGDHLVETIAAYGVDVSAVGRDADRPTGIYFRTATDRATAAHEVAYYRAGSAASAMSPATVPYDSVADGRVLHLSGITAALSDDCLGLMRELTAPRAGRPVVSFDVNFRAGLWRDGSGPRVLLELARGADLVFVGEDEAEEAWGVMGPEAVRGALPEPDVLVVKQGGRGAVVFERCAGFSARPAFEDAAAVPLRPADAGGPPTGSGAEPQSREGAGRGEAPRSGPHAPAPDTVTFVAAPTVDVVAPVGAGDAFAAGFLSGTLRGLGVRARIRHGHLMAAAALTVPGDLGAPARTAHADRLVALDDEGWGRLHLGPGWTGEDQEVRTS from the coding sequence GTGACCGGATGCCCGCCCGTGGACGCGCCACCCGTGGATGTCGTCTGCCTCGGTGAGTCCATGGTCACCTTTCTGCCCTCCCGGCCGGGCCGCCTCGCCGACGCCCCCTCGTTCGCCCGCGCCATCGGCGGCGCCGAGTCCAACGTGGCCTGCGCACTGGCCGCGGCGGGGCACCGGGCGAAGTGGGTGAGCAGGGTGGGGGCGGACGGCTTCGGCGACCACCTCGTGGAGACGATCGCCGCGTACGGGGTCGATGTGTCGGCCGTGGGGCGGGACGCCGACCGGCCGACCGGCATCTACTTCCGTACCGCGACGGACCGGGCGACGGCGGCGCACGAGGTCGCGTACTACCGGGCGGGGTCGGCGGCGTCGGCGATGTCGCCGGCGACGGTGCCGTACGACTCCGTCGCGGACGGGCGGGTGCTCCACCTGTCCGGGATCACCGCCGCGCTGTCGGACGACTGTCTCGGGTTGATGCGTGAGCTGACGGCGCCGCGGGCGGGTCGGCCGGTCGTCTCCTTCGACGTGAACTTCCGCGCCGGGCTGTGGCGCGACGGGTCGGGACCCCGGGTACTCCTGGAGCTCGCGCGGGGCGCGGACCTGGTGTTCGTGGGGGAGGACGAGGCGGAGGAGGCGTGGGGGGTGATGGGGCCGGAGGCGGTCCGGGGTGCGCTGCCCGAGCCTGACGTACTGGTCGTGAAGCAGGGTGGGCGGGGCGCGGTGGTCTTCGAGCGCTGCGCCGGCTTTTCAGCCCGTCCGGCGTTTGAGGACGCGGCCGCAGTCCCCCTACGCCCTGCGGACGCGGGGGGACCCCCAACCGGGTCTGGGGCGGAGCCCCAGTCTCGGGAAGGGGCGGGGCGGGGTGAGGCCCCGCGCAGCGGCCCCCACGCGCCCGCACCCGACACCGTGACATTCGTGGCCGCCCCCACCGTCGACGTCGTCGCGCCCGTCGGGGCCGGGGACGCCTTTGCCGCCGGCTTCCTCTCCGGCACCCTCCGGGGGCTCGGCGTGCGGGCGCGGATCCGGCACGGCCACCTCATGGCCGCCGCCGCGCTCACCGTCCCCGGTGATCTGGGCGCCCCTGCCCGTACCGCACACGCCGACCGGCTCGTCGCTCTCGACGACGAGGGCTGGGGGAGACTTCACCTCGGCCCCGGCTGGACGGGGGAGGACCAGGAGGTACGTACGTCATGA
- a CDS encoding RidA family protein: MTEKIALTPATHTAPPAKFSHGVKKGNILQVAGQVGFLPAVEGQAPTPAGPTLREQTLQTFANVKAILEEGGASWDDVMMTRVYLTDVDHFAEMNEIYNAYFEEQGLKTPASARTTVYVGLPKGLLIEIDALAVLG, encoded by the coding sequence ATGACCGAGAAGATCGCCCTCACTCCCGCCACCCACACCGCCCCGCCCGCGAAGTTCTCGCACGGCGTCAAGAAGGGCAACATCCTCCAGGTCGCCGGCCAGGTCGGCTTCCTCCCCGCCGTCGAGGGCCAGGCGCCCACCCCGGCCGGCCCGACGCTGCGCGAGCAGACCCTCCAGACCTTCGCCAACGTCAAGGCGATCCTGGAGGAGGGCGGCGCGAGCTGGGACGACGTGATGATGACGCGCGTCTACCTCACCGACGTCGACCACTTCGCCGAGATGAACGAGATCTACAACGCCTACTTCGAGGAGCAGGGCCTCAAGACGCCCGCCTCGGCGCGTACGACGGTCTACGTCGGCCTCCCCAAGGGGCTCCTCATCGAGATCGACGCTCTCGCGGTCCTCGGCTGA